A window of the Iodobacter fluviatilis genome harbors these coding sequences:
- a CDS encoding adenylyltransferase/cytidyltransferase family protein, whose product MSTYPSPSFEQKICPPDELAARLASLPRPLVFTNGCFDILHRGHVTCLAQARALGAGLVVAINTDASVKRLGKGDDRPVNHTEQRAAVLAALECVSLVTWFDVDTPLDVILTVRPDVLVKGGDWAPEHIVGSQQVLEWGGSVHSIPFLFATSTTETIKRIRQSS is encoded by the coding sequence ATGTCCACATATCCCAGCCCTTCATTTGAACAAAAAATTTGCCCGCCCGATGAATTAGCCGCAAGGCTGGCCAGCCTGCCGCGCCCTTTGGTTTTTACCAATGGCTGTTTTGATATTTTGCATCGTGGCCATGTGACTTGCTTGGCGCAGGCGCGTGCATTGGGAGCGGGTTTGGTGGTGGCGATTAATACCGATGCTTCGGTTAAACGTCTTGGTAAGGGGGACGACAGGCCGGTGAATCATACTGAGCAGCGTGCTGCGGTGCTGGCTGCACTGGAATGCGTGAGCCTAGTAACATGGTTTGATGTCGATACCCCGCTGGATGTCATTCTGACCGTTCGCCCTGATGTGCTGGTTAAAGGGGGCGATTGGGCGCCAGAGCATATTGTGGGCAGCCAGCAGGTGCTGGAGTGGGGCGGGAGCGTGCATTCAATCCCCTTCTTATTTGCGACTTCTACCACCGAAACAATTAAGCGGATTCGTCAAAGCTCATGA
- a CDS encoding mechanosensitive ion channel family protein: MSSRNNLLIDFVNELGDQGYLHPQFFAQLGMLLFALAFAWWVNRTVKRRVNPDQNSWHWRMGGEGLLRAFFPLNAYLLVVLSGVILKVWFVPPFKLIALASVLLLAMANIRILVYVIRRVFDGASWVMRWEKYISGSIWFIYALHVLGISPEVAEMLDSISLPVGKAHISVLTIGQGLLSVAATLLIAMWMGRELERRLMSSQMMDMNVRVVLSKISSVLLLIFAIVIALPLVGIDLTVLSVFGGAVGVGLGFGLQKIASNYLSGFIILLDRSIKIGDLVQIDNRLGTISSITARYVVLKSADGTEALVPNDTLITSTVVNQSYNDKSIWTSLPIQVAYGTDLDFVLDLLKSVTEGEARILSTPAPGAFVSAFADSGINLVLGFWLADPENGQLSLRSGLNLKIWRLFQEHNIEIPYPRREVTVLNSTALKPPLDAA; the protein is encoded by the coding sequence ATGAGCTCACGCAATAATTTATTAATTGATTTTGTAAATGAACTGGGTGACCAGGGCTATTTGCATCCGCAGTTTTTTGCCCAGCTGGGTATGCTGTTATTTGCGCTGGCATTTGCATGGTGGGTGAATCGTACTGTAAAGCGCAGAGTCAATCCAGATCAGAACAGCTGGCACTGGCGTATGGGAGGGGAAGGATTACTGCGGGCGTTTTTCCCTTTAAATGCATATTTATTAGTGGTTTTATCGGGCGTTATTCTTAAGGTTTGGTTTGTGCCGCCCTTTAAGCTGATTGCTCTGGCGAGTGTGCTTCTGCTGGCCATGGCCAATATTCGTATTCTGGTTTATGTGATACGCCGCGTTTTTGATGGCGCATCTTGGGTGATGCGCTGGGAGAAATATATCTCCGGATCGATCTGGTTTATTTATGCCCTGCATGTATTGGGTATTTCGCCAGAAGTCGCTGAAATGCTTGACAGCATCAGCCTGCCGGTGGGTAAAGCGCATATCTCGGTATTAACCATCGGGCAGGGCCTGTTGTCTGTTGCCGCAACCCTGCTGATTGCGATGTGGATGGGCCGGGAGTTAGAGCGGCGGCTGATGTCCAGCCAGATGATGGATATGAATGTCCGTGTGGTGCTGTCTAAGATATCCAGCGTGCTGTTGTTGATTTTTGCCATTGTGATTGCCCTGCCCCTTGTGGGAATTGATTTAACGGTGTTGTCTGTCTTTGGTGGTGCGGTGGGTGTGGGCTTGGGTTTTGGCTTGCAGAAAATTGCTTCTAATTATTTATCTGGTTTTATTATTTTGCTCGATCGTTCAATTAAAATTGGCGATTTGGTGCAGATTGACAATCGCCTTGGCACCATTAGCAGCATTACGGCGCGTTATGTGGTTTTAAAATCTGCGGATGGTACAGAGGCCCTGGTGCCAAATGACACGCTGATTACCTCCACGGTGGTGAATCAATCGTATAACGATAAATCGATTTGGACTTCACTGCCTATTCAAGTGGCATATGGTACAGATTTAGATTTTGTATTAGATTTACTCAAATCAGTGACCGAAGGCGAGGCGCGAATTTTAAGTACGCCCGCACCAGGGGCCTTTGTTTCGGCCTTTGCAGATAGCGGTATTAATCTGGTATTAGGCTTTTGGCTGGCCGATCCTGAAAATGGTCAGCTTTCTTTGCGATCTGGTCTAAATCTAAAGATCTGGCGCTTGTTTCAAGAGCACAATATTGAGATTCCTTACCCTAGGCGTGAAGTGACCGTGCTGAATTCGACGGCATTAAAGCCGCCACTTGATGCTGCCTGA
- a CDS encoding DesA family fatty acid desaturase: protein MNWLNGLIDLPWWAYIVVALVLTHITIASVTIYLHRHQAHRALDLHPIASHFFRFWLWLTTGQITKEWASIHRKHHAKCETAEDPHSPQIYGIKKVFWEGYELYRAEAANKETMQKYGHGTPDDFLERHLYSKHNTLGPVVMLLIDLCLFGVNGIWIWAVQMIWIPLTAAGIINGIGHYWGYRNFECEDASTNIVPWGIMIGGEELHNNHHTFGTSAKLSYKWFEFDIGWMYIRSLQICGLAKVRKIAPKMTLSAAAKRELDEASLQAIIANRYAIAANYARTLKGTVGEEVERMRNSAKLPQIDFDPVRQMKIWLKQDAKDTPEQDQKILAKVLAESTVLEQIYQMRQELTRLWERSALSRPELVKLLQDWCNRAEASGIAALQDFSFRLRTVV, encoded by the coding sequence ATGAACTGGCTTAATGGGCTGATCGATCTACCTTGGTGGGCTTATATCGTAGTAGCTTTGGTATTGACACATATTACGATTGCATCTGTAACCATTTATTTGCACCGGCATCAGGCGCACCGTGCGCTGGATTTACACCCGATTGCCAGTCATTTTTTTCGTTTCTGGCTTTGGTTAACTACAGGGCAGATCACTAAGGAATGGGCGTCTATTCACCGTAAACACCATGCCAAGTGTGAAACAGCAGAAGACCCGCACAGCCCGCAAATTTACGGCATCAAAAAAGTATTTTGGGAAGGCTACGAGTTGTATCGGGCTGAAGCTGCAAATAAAGAAACCATGCAAAAGTATGGCCACGGCACGCCTGATGATTTCTTAGAGCGCCATCTTTATAGCAAGCACAATACGCTTGGCCCCGTTGTGATGCTGCTGATCGATCTTTGCCTGTTTGGCGTTAATGGCATCTGGATTTGGGCCGTGCAAATGATCTGGATTCCCCTGACCGCTGCCGGCATTATTAATGGCATTGGCCACTACTGGGGGTATCGCAATTTTGAATGCGAAGATGCATCCACCAATATTGTTCCATGGGGAATTATGATTGGCGGTGAAGAATTGCATAATAATCACCATACTTTTGGTACATCGGCCAAACTGTCTTATAAATGGTTTGAATTTGATATCGGCTGGATGTATATCCGCAGCCTGCAGATTTGTGGCTTGGCAAAGGTACGTAAAATTGCGCCTAAAATGACTTTATCTGCAGCGGCAAAACGTGAATTGGACGAAGCCTCTTTACAAGCGATTATTGCAAATCGCTATGCGATTGCTGCCAACTATGCGCGAACCTTAAAAGGCACGGTAGGCGAAGAAGTAGAACGTATGCGCAATAGCGCCAAATTGCCGCAAATTGATTTTGATCCCGTACGGCAAATGAAAATCTGGCTTAAGCAGGATGCCAAAGATACGCCCGAGCAAGATCAGAAAATCCTGGCGAAGGTGCTGGCAGAAAGCACCGTGCTGGAGCAAATTTATCAGATGCGCCAAGAGTTAACCCGTTTGTGGGAGCGCTCTGCCTTATCCCGACCAGAGCTGGTGAAACTGCTGCAAGACTGGTGTAACAGAGCAGAAGCCAGCGGTATTGCCGCCCTGCAAGACTTCTCATTCCGGCTGCGCACCGTGGTTTAA
- a CDS encoding RidA family protein has product MSSIQRYHVGPRLSEIVVHNNTVYLAGQIAENLEADAKSQAVEVLGFIDKLLGEIGSDKQKILSVTIYLADMADYDAMNIAWSEWVPAGHTPCRATVEARLADPRYKVEMSVIAAL; this is encoded by the coding sequence ATGTCTTCAATTCAGCGTTATCACGTCGGCCCGCGTTTATCTGAAATTGTGGTGCACAATAATACGGTTTATCTGGCCGGGCAAATTGCGGAAAATCTGGAAGCGGATGCAAAAAGCCAAGCCGTTGAAGTATTGGGCTTTATTGATAAATTATTAGGTGAAATTGGCTCGGATAAACAAAAGATTCTTTCGGTCACTATTTATCTGGCAGATATGGCCGATTACGATGCAATGAATATCGCATGGTCTGAATGGGTGCCTGCCGGTCATACCCCTTGCCGCGCAACGGTTGAGGCTCGCCTTGCTGATCCGCGTTATAAAGTAGAAATGTCGGTGATTGCTGCCTTGTAA
- a CDS encoding glycoside hydrolase family 18 protein produces the protein MKHILLGYIAGWTDWSGLPLERDAARLTHICYAFANIQDGEVVLFTEQSKDQSQPRAEEGIAHLRGLRSRHPHLKLLISIGGWAAEGFSDAALTARSREQFAASAIRFMHLHGFDGIDLDWEYPANDMAGIKARPEDKHNFTLLLAELRRQLNAESKAHGDPYLLTIAAGAGQYYLDGVEMPAVAELCDFVNLMTYDFYNGWATRAGHHSNLFNTPADQEGDSCAKSVALLTANGLPAHKLVLGCAFYGRSLIAPALGEAGLAKSNGSASYSQIVHELIPSGAVKHWDDEAKAPWLMVGERFVSYEDEASIAHKMAFVKQHGLAGAFFWEYSEDRDGVLMDALWEGLQYE, from the coding sequence ATGAAACATATTTTATTGGGCTATATCGCGGGCTGGACGGATTGGTCTGGCTTGCCGCTAGAGCGCGATGCCGCAAGGCTGACGCATATTTGCTATGCCTTTGCCAATATTCAGGATGGCGAAGTAGTGCTGTTTACGGAACAAAGTAAAGATCAAAGCCAGCCTCGTGCGGAGGAGGGGATTGCGCATTTACGCGGGCTGCGCTCTAGGCATCCTCATCTTAAATTATTGATTTCTATTGGCGGTTGGGCAGCAGAAGGCTTCTCGGACGCAGCTTTAACGGCCCGCTCTCGCGAGCAGTTTGCGGCCTCTGCAATTCGCTTTATGCATCTGCATGGTTTTGATGGCATTGATCTGGATTGGGAATATCCAGCCAATGATATGGCAGGGATTAAGGCAAGGCCGGAAGACAAGCACAATTTCACATTATTACTGGCCGAGCTGCGCCGCCAGCTGAATGCCGAATCCAAAGCGCATGGCGATCCTTATTTGCTGACTATCGCTGCCGGTGCGGGCCAGTATTATCTTGATGGTGTAGAGATGCCCGCAGTGGCCGAGCTATGCGATTTTGTTAATTTAATGACTTACGATTTTTATAATGGCTGGGCGACTCGTGCTGGTCATCACAGCAATCTGTTTAATACCCCGGCAGATCAGGAAGGCGATAGCTGTGCCAAATCAGTGGCCTTACTGACGGCCAATGGCCTGCCTGCCCATAAACTGGTTTTAGGCTGTGCTTTTTATGGGCGCAGCCTCATTGCACCTGCCTTGGGTGAGGCAGGGCTTGCAAAGAGTAATGGCAGTGCCAGCTATAGCCAGATTGTGCACGAGCTGATTCCGTCCGGCGCAGTAAAACACTGGGATGATGAAGCTAAAGCACCCTGGCTGATGGTCGGGGAGCGTTTTGTCAGCTATGAAGACGAAGCCTCTATTGCTCACAAAATGGCTTTTGTAAAGCAACATGGCCTAGCAGGCGCTTTCTTTTGGGAATACTCAGAAGACCGTGATGGCGTTTTGATGGATGCGCTGTGGGAGGGTTTGCAGTACGAGTAG
- a CDS encoding PIG-L deacetylase family protein — translation MSNPYIELVKAHDALLQKQDAPLFTTLDGLTIAAQQVQASSPVAMVFAPHPDDECIIGALPLRLAREDGYRVINVAVTLGSNLPRQPERLAELDRACQVLGFELQETIPGGLMAVNPKTRESDPAAWAEKVAIIAALIKQYQPTVCVVPNDNDGHAAHIGTHFLLLDALAKLGHACFVVQSEFWRAMATPNALIETNITDTADLIAALACHVGEVQRNPYHLRLTSWMADNVRRGAEVVGGAGVAAPTFSFGTIYRIDRFDGKALQDNGQKYILSAEQRIGSLFK, via the coding sequence ATGAGCAATCCGTATATCGAGCTGGTTAAGGCCCACGACGCCCTGTTACAAAAACAAGATGCACCATTGTTTACGACCTTAGATGGCCTGACGATTGCGGCTCAGCAAGTGCAAGCATCCTCTCCCGTGGCCATGGTTTTTGCTCCCCACCCCGATGATGAATGCATTATTGGTGCTTTACCCCTGCGCCTAGCACGCGAAGATGGCTACCGCGTCATCAATGTGGCGGTCACACTGGGCTCTAATTTGCCACGCCAGCCAGAACGTCTGGCCGAGCTAGATCGTGCCTGTCAGGTATTGGGGTTTGAATTACAAGAAACCATTCCCGGCGGCCTGATGGCGGTCAATCCAAAGACTCGCGAAAGCGATCCTGCCGCATGGGCAGAAAAAGTAGCAATCATTGCCGCGCTGATCAAACAATATCAGCCCACTGTATGCGTTGTGCCTAACGACAACGACGGCCACGCCGCGCATATCGGCACGCATTTCCTCTTGCTGGATGCTCTGGCCAAGCTTGGCCATGCCTGCTTTGTGGTGCAATCCGAATTCTGGCGTGCAATGGCCACACCCAATGCGCTGATCGAAACCAATATCACCGACACAGCCGATCTGATCGCCGCGCTGGCTTGCCACGTAGGCGAAGTGCAACGCAATCCTTACCATCTGCGTTTAACTTCATGGATGGCCGATAATGTACGCCGCGGAGCTGAAGTAGTGGGTGGAGCCGGTGTTGCCGCGCCTACTTTCTCTTTTGGCACGATCTACCGCATTGATCGCTTTGATGGCAAAGCCTTGCAAGACAATGGCCAGAAATACATCTTGTCCGCAGAACAGCGGATAGGTAGTTTATTTAAGTAA
- the mpl gene encoding UDP-N-acetylmuramate:L-alanyl-gamma-D-glutamyl-meso-diaminopimelate ligase, whose translation MHIHILGICGTFMGGIAALARTAGHKVTGCDANVYPPMSTQLETLGIELIEGWDSEQLSLGADLYVIGNVVTRGNPLMEEILNRGLPYTSGPQWLGDNLLRDKWVLCVAGTHGKTSTSSMLAWILEYAGLAPGFLIGGIPENFGISARAPGRPRQDSASTSPFFVLEADEYDTAFFDKRSKFVHYRPRTAVLNNLEFDHADIFADLPAIETQFHHLVRTVPGLGRLLVNGKEDSLKRVLDKGCWSEVEYFGGASGWRAGQCFEDGFEVLLGDQPQGELHWALIGEHNQMNALAAIAAARHVGVSPAVAIAALAEFKNVKRRMEIKGHSKGITIYDDFAHHPTAIATTVAGLRKKVGNARILAVLEPRSNTMKLGSMKEALPGSLQSADLIFCYGANLGWSSSEALASLGPKAQSFDDLNLLIEAVRLAAQAGDHILIMSNGGFGGVHGKLLAAL comes from the coding sequence ATGCATATTCATATTCTCGGAATTTGCGGCACATTTATGGGCGGCATAGCAGCACTTGCCCGTACAGCAGGCCATAAAGTAACCGGCTGCGACGCCAATGTTTACCCCCCGATGTCTACCCAGCTGGAAACACTTGGCATTGAGCTGATTGAAGGCTGGGATTCAGAGCAGCTGTCTTTAGGTGCAGATCTGTATGTGATCGGCAATGTGGTTACACGCGGCAATCCTTTAATGGAAGAAATCCTGAACCGCGGCCTGCCGTATACATCCGGCCCGCAATGGCTGGGTGACAATCTGCTGCGGGATAAATGGGTGCTCTGTGTTGCAGGCACTCACGGTAAAACCAGTACCAGCTCGATGCTGGCCTGGATTTTAGAATACGCAGGTTTAGCACCTGGCTTTTTAATCGGCGGCATTCCGGAAAACTTTGGTATCTCCGCCCGAGCCCCAGGCAGACCACGCCAGGACAGCGCCTCCACCTCACCTTTTTTTGTACTGGAAGCCGACGAATACGATACCGCTTTCTTTGATAAGCGCAGCAAATTTGTGCATTACCGACCGCGCACTGCCGTGCTGAATAATCTTGAATTTGATCACGCTGATATTTTTGCTGATTTGCCCGCAATTGAAACGCAATTTCACCATTTAGTACGCACCGTGCCAGGCCTTGGGCGTCTGCTTGTCAATGGCAAGGAAGACAGCTTAAAACGAGTTCTGGATAAAGGCTGCTGGAGTGAGGTGGAATACTTTGGCGGCGCATCCGGCTGGCGCGCAGGTCAATGTTTTGAAGATGGCTTTGAAGTATTGCTTGGCGATCAACCCCAAGGTGAATTGCACTGGGCGCTGATCGGTGAGCACAATCAAATGAATGCACTGGCTGCGATTGCAGCAGCCCGCCATGTGGGTGTTAGCCCTGCTGTGGCCATTGCAGCACTTGCAGAGTTTAAAAACGTGAAGCGCCGCATGGAAATCAAAGGCCATAGCAAGGGCATAACAATTTACGACGACTTTGCCCACCACCCAACGGCCATTGCCACAACCGTAGCAGGCTTACGCAAAAAAGTAGGCAATGCCCGCATTCTGGCCGTACTGGAGCCGCGATCCAATACCATGAAGCTGGGCAGCATGAAAGAAGCACTGCCGGGCAGTTTGCAAAGCGCAGATCTGATTTTCTGTTATGGTGCCAATTTAGGCTGGAGCAGCAGCGAAGCCCTTGCATCCTTAGGACCAAAAGCACAAAGCTTTGATGATCTTAACCTCTTAATAGAAGCCGTACGGCTGGCCGCTCAAGCAGGTGATCATATTTTGATTATGAGTAACGGCGGTTTTGGTGGTGTGCACGGCAAATTATTAGCCGCTTTATAA
- a CDS encoding GGDEF domain-containing protein, with amino-acid sequence MSNVTVSTSVNPVEIARIALKKLSERGLAPTPENYTKFYNAIATIKSPDAKTSNETLQAWQLLYKVEDILGDMGETTGQLLSALAGGNEAMTASLDQLQDTRRAHLEQSASPDDTHSKLENLLNSIINSTSEMHSSVTASKTDLLAIRDSVRSIEENLAINRQILEQDALTGAMNRQGFDNRLVREAKLAQRHGHKLSVVLFDLDDFKLVNDRFGHAVGDNVLVHIAGLAKSVLRESDILVRYGGEEFLILLAETDIHGARYVLERLQQVARRNPFMYKQQRLDVTFSTGIAMLRGDENGRALVLRADEALYMAKRNGRGLIELAQ; translated from the coding sequence ATGTCTAATGTAACTGTATCAACGTCTGTCAATCCGGTAGAAATTGCCCGGATTGCACTAAAAAAGCTTTCTGAACGTGGATTAGCACCAACACCTGAAAATTACACCAAATTTTACAATGCCATTGCCACGATTAAATCGCCAGATGCCAAAACATCGAACGAAACCTTACAAGCATGGCAGTTGCTTTACAAGGTGGAAGATATCCTTGGCGATATGGGCGAAACCACGGGGCAGTTATTAAGTGCTTTAGCCGGTGGTAATGAGGCCATGACCGCCAGTTTAGACCAGCTGCAAGATACAAGACGTGCACATTTAGAGCAGAGTGCCAGCCCTGATGATACGCACAGCAAGCTGGAAAACCTGCTCAACAGCATCATAAATTCTACGTCTGAAATGCATTCATCTGTCACTGCATCGAAAACCGATTTGCTGGCTATCCGTGATTCTGTGCGCAGTATTGAAGAAAACCTAGCCATTAACCGCCAGATTTTAGAGCAAGATGCGCTGACAGGGGCAATGAATCGTCAGGGTTTTGATAATCGCTTAGTGCGTGAAGCTAAGCTTGCACAGCGGCATGGGCATAAGTTATCAGTGGTGCTGTTTGATCTGGATGATTTCAAATTAGTGAATGATCGTTTTGGTCATGCCGTGGGTGATAACGTACTGGTTCATATTGCGGGTCTCGCAAAATCAGTTTTAAGAGAGTCAGATATTCTTGTACGCTATGGCGGTGAAGAGTTTTTGATTTTGCTGGCCGAAACCGATATTCATGGTGCGCGCTATGTTCTTGAGCGTTTGCAGCAGGTCGCCCGCCGCAATCCATTTATGTATAAACAGCAGCGCCTAGATGTGACGTTTTCAACTGGGATTGCCATGTTGCGTGGGGATGAGAATGGCCGCGCACTTGTGCTGCGTGCTGATGAAGCATTATATATGGCCAAACGCAATGGCCGTGGCCTGATTGAATTGGCTCAATAA
- a CDS encoding diguanylate cyclase translates to MSKPTARPKPIVLIVDDMPDSIAILSSCLEDEYQLLAASNGHTALKLANEYLPDLILLDVIMPELDGYSVCAQLKANPDTAKIPLIFVTALLSAADEERGFAAGAVDYVNKPISRAILRARVRAHIAQNKMHHELLAFTEELEQKEQDAEKAQRLLNAVLDAIPIRVFWKDPDSRYIGCNRHFANDNGVSSSEEIIGRTDFELMPERANALQAFAQTVIRTGQSLLNQEGAITTHDGKLTHISLNHVPLLESDGSVIGIVGAYEDITQRKHTFDALQDAKLKLETKLEEIVSLQEKLLEAALRDPLTGLYNRRYLAETLDIMLAQATRNQMPLSAVMIDIDHFKVVNDTYGHPAGDEVLKCLARFLSSQARTSDIVCRLGGEEFLILMMGASAENARIKIDKYREDFSKITIRHQNSAIKITFSAGVAVYPDHTESSKKLLEYADLALYAAKHNGRNRVSIFN, encoded by the coding sequence ATGAGTAAACCTACTGCCAGACCTAAGCCGATCGTGTTAATCGTCGATGACATGCCAGACAGCATTGCCATCCTCTCCTCTTGTCTTGAGGATGAGTACCAGCTGCTCGCCGCCAGCAATGGTCACACGGCATTAAAACTAGCCAATGAATATCTGCCGGATTTAATCCTGCTTGATGTCATTATGCCGGAGCTGGATGGCTACTCCGTATGTGCACAACTCAAAGCCAACCCTGATACAGCGAAAATTCCACTTATTTTTGTTACTGCCTTATTAAGCGCAGCCGATGAAGAACGGGGCTTTGCAGCGGGAGCCGTGGATTACGTTAACAAGCCCATTAGCCGCGCTATTTTACGCGCAAGGGTACGTGCTCATATTGCTCAAAATAAAATGCATCATGAGCTTTTGGCCTTTACTGAAGAATTAGAACAAAAAGAACAAGATGCAGAAAAAGCACAGCGCTTGCTGAATGCAGTACTGGATGCCATCCCTATTCGTGTTTTCTGGAAAGACCCCGATTCCCGCTATATTGGCTGCAACCGGCACTTTGCTAATGACAATGGAGTCAGTTCATCAGAAGAAATCATCGGCAGAACAGACTTTGAGCTGATGCCCGAACGCGCAAATGCACTGCAAGCCTTCGCCCAGACCGTCATCCGCACCGGGCAAAGCCTACTTAATCAGGAAGGGGCGATTACCACTCACGACGGAAAACTCACCCATATCAGCCTGAACCATGTACCGCTGCTGGAAAGTGATGGCTCTGTCATTGGCATTGTGGGTGCTTATGAAGACATCACCCAGCGCAAACATACTTTTGATGCATTACAAGATGCCAAACTAAAGCTGGAAACCAAACTGGAAGAAATCGTTTCTTTACAAGAAAAGCTGCTGGAAGCCGCTTTAAGAGATCCTCTGACCGGCTTATACAACCGCCGATATCTGGCGGAAACATTAGATATTATGCTAGCCCAAGCGACACGGAATCAGATGCCACTCAGTGCGGTCATGATTGATATCGACCACTTTAAAGTGGTAAATGACACTTATGGTCACCCTGCCGGGGATGAAGTACTCAAATGCCTGGCCCGCTTTTTAAGCTCTCAGGCAAGAACCAGTGATATTGTGTGCCGCCTAGGGGGGGAAGAGTTTTTAATACTGATGATGGGCGCTTCAGCCGAAAACGCCAGGATTAAAATTGACAAATATCGTGAAGATTTTTCTAAAATCACCATCCGGCATCAAAACAGTGCGATCAAAATAACCTTCTCTGCCGGTGTGGCGGTTTACCCAGACCACACAGAAAGCTCTAAAAAACTACTTGAATATGCTGATTTAGCACTCTATGCCGCAAAGCATAATGGCAGAAACAGAGTTTCAATTTTTAACTGA